The nucleotide sequence GGTCGCGCAGGACAGGACCGAAGGCGATACGGCACTGCCCGGTGCTGATGACGAACGTTTGGAAGGCGATATCATAGTGACGGCACGCCGTCGCCCCGAAGCACTGACCGAAGCGCCTGTAGCGCTGTCGTTAATCGGGGCGGCGGATATCGAACGGTTGGACATGCGCACGCTGGAAGACGTGACCTTGCGCACGCCAGGTGTGCAGTTTACGGAACAGGCGACGCTTATCCCCGGCCGCGTCAACACGGCTATCCGCTTTCGCGGCATGGATACCAACCAGCCCGTTCCTTCTCAGCAAGTCGGCACGATTTTTCTCGACGGAGTATACGTCGCCACTGGTGTGCAAAGCCTAGATCTGAATGCGCTGGAACGGATCGAGGTCATCAAGGGGCCGCAATCTGCAACCTTTGGCCGGTCCACCTTTGGCGGCGCGATCAACTACGTAATGCGGACGCCTAGCTTCGTTCCCCAGGGTCGCGTTTCCGCCAGCATTGCGGAATATGGAACCTATGACGTCTCGCTTAATCACGAAGGTCCGCTGCTCGGCGATGTCGTCGCCTACCGGGTCGGCCTGCGCGGTTTCGGCACGGGCGGGCAATACACGTCCATCGCGGACGGCGGGCGACTGGGTCAGGAACGCACGCTGTCGGGTAATCTCACCCTCTACGCCGAACCCACCCCCGATCTGCGGATCCGCCTACGCGGTTTTTACGGCGAGGATCGCGATGGCCAAAATGACGGCATCTTTCTCGGATCCGCGCTTTCCAATTTCGGCCAGGGGCCTGATCTTGCCAATTGCAACGAACTGATCCCCAGCCGGCAAGGCGTAGTGCCCGATTACTTCTGCGGGAATGTGAACGACATCGTTGCAAACGCAGGGTTCGATTGGGAAGATCTGGTCGGCAACAATACGCGCCTGACTCCTGCGACGCTCGCGCTCTTCGCGGCGGATGAAGCGAATGGCCGCCCCAAAGTCAGCAATGTTCCGCGTCGCACCACGATGGGCCTCAATCGCGACCAGCTTCGTCTTGCCGGTATCCTCGATTGGGATCTGAACGGGGGCGGTATTTTCGACAATAGCACGATCAGCGTGCTCACCGGCTACAACCGCGTTGCGGTGGATTACGTGCATGACTTCGATCACGCGCCGGTCGCTGCCTGGCTCGAACAGGATCCGCAATTCGACGAGGACTATTCGTTTGAAGCACGCTTTTCCTCCGACCAGGACAGGCGCCTACGATTTTCGCTGGGCGTAAGTTATCTCGACATCCTGCATGTCGAGGGCGGCTCCGGCGGTGTGCTCGTCTACGATTATCTTGAAGAACGCGGCGTGCCCACGATCTTCGGTACTCCGACTCTAGAAAATCCGGTTGTGGTGTACAGTGCCGACCCGGTGGAAGAGACCGGCCAGACGCTGGGCATTTTCGGCTATGTCGGCTTTGACGTTACAGACCGGCTCACTCTCGATTTCGAAGGTCGCTTTCAACGCGACACGATCGGGCAGGGTGCCGAGTTCGAAGCGACATTCGAAAACTTCCTGCCGCGCGTAACCCTGTCCTACGAAGCCATCGAGGATGGCGTTGTCTGGGCGACTTATTCCAAGGGCAACCTGCCCGGTTTTTTCAACGCCTCGATTCCGGGTCTCACGCCCAGTGAACTTGAAGATGTGGAAGAATTGCTGGGCGAAGTCGGCGTTTTCAATGACGAGGAAGAGCTGCAGAACTACGAAATCGGCTGGCGTCAGGCGATCGCCGACGGCGCGATCAACTTCTCGCTCGTGGGCTATTATATGGAGTGGACCAACCAGAAGACACGCGTCGGCGTGCCCGTAGTGGACGATCCGACCGGTCGCGCGCGAGTACTCACACTGCAGACAAATGCAGGCAATTCCGACCTGTGGGGTATCGAATTTGAAGGATCGTTCCGCGCGACGGAACAGCTTTCGGGTAGCGTCATGGTCAATTGGGCGCGGGCGGAATATTCCGACTTCACCTGCCCGTTCTCCAATTTCGTGGTCGGTAGCGTTTCCGGTAGGGCGGAATGTACCGGAAACACCACTCCGAAATTCCCCGAATGGAGCGGGTCCCTTGCGCTGAGCTGGGACGATGAACTAACGGCCGATTGGGACTATTACGTCACGGCCGATGGCAACTATATGGGCCGCGCCTATAACGAGGAAGCGAATTTCAGCTGGATTGGCGACACGTTCCGGGCGAACCTGCGAGCCGGCGTGCGTAGGGATAACCTACGACTGGAGGCTTTTGCTACGAACCTATTCGACAATGACGATCTGCTCTCCGCATCGCGCATTTCAGACTTCACCACTGAATCACTTTTCGGGTTTGCCAGTAATTTCGGACTGATCGTTACGCCGCCCCAGAGGCGCACGATCGGCGTACGCGCTACGTTCGACTTCTAGATTAGTAAATAGAAACAGCGCCCGCCCTTGATATCGAATGCCAAGGGCGGGCGTTTTCTATTTTGCCGCGAGCTGCGAGCCTTCGGCATCGGGCACCAGCCCGGTCAACCGAACCACTTCGCGATAAGTCTGGCTTACAGGCACTTCCAGGCCGGACTGCAATTGAAGAAGGAACCGCCGGCCATCCTGGCGTGCTTTTACCACGGCGCCTTGCGCGACCCACCATGATCTGTGCACGCGCTGGCCGGCTATTCCGCCGCTCTCCAAATGTTTGGCCGCATCTGATATGGTCATCAAGACCAAGGCATTGCCTTGGGTGGTATGCACCCGAACATAGTGATCTTCGGACTGCATGGCGATAATATCGCGACCAATTCGGTTCGGGAGCTTGTGCAAAAAAGAGGACAGATGCTGCTCCGCCTCCGCGACGATCGCAGCAGTGGTATCCTGTGCCAGTCCGCTCGCCTTGTCGAAGCGTTCCCGATCCCAGCGCAAATTATCCTGAAGCCATTGCCGCAGTGCGCACGCCGCCACCCACATGAGGATGATCGCCAACCAGTTTGCGAGGTAATATTGCAGGAAATCTAAAGAGAGTTCCGCAGGGCGCATACTGCGCAATTCGCCATCCGCCATGAAGGGGCGAAACGCATCGACGATGAGGTAGATAAGGGGCCGGGCGAGCAGGCTGCCGATGATAGCGCCACCTATCCAGGCCACCCACGGCGGAGTGTCCCAAGGCACAAGCAGCCGCGCAACCGCCCGCGTCGCACCAACCAGTACGAGCCACGTCACCAGCACCAGCGCCAGCCAATATACCACCGAAAGGCCCCACGGCAGCAATGCGCCAGCTCGCAGCTGGTTACCACCGAGGACAAGGCCTATCATCACTGGAAGGCCGAATAAAAATGCAGCGTTCAAGAGCGCTGCTTGATTGAGTCTATCGCTCATAATCTCCCTTGCTTGCAAGCCTATGGGTCCAACTCGCAGGCGGCAAGCCGATTGCCGAAACTTTCGCGAGACCGTTTCGCGAACCGCCCCTTCCAAGCCGCGAAGAATGACGCGCAGGCTGTCCTATTGGCGAATTGCCGGTTGAGGATGGCTACTCAGCAGCAGACGGTAACTCTCGGATCTATATACCAGCGCTGACGGGCTGCCAAAGAGCAGTTTTAACGCGCGACATTTTTTGGAGAGGGTGCGTGGTGACAAAGCCCATGGGAAAATCGCTCGGCGTGCAGCCTGTTCACAATGCGTCGCGCCGCAGGTTACTCCTATCCGGCTTGGGCGCAGGACTCGCGCTAACCAACGCCGGCGCTCTGCAGGCATCTGTGACCACAGAACATTCCGCGCTGCCATTCGCTCTGCCCGCAACCCCGCGAGAACGTATTGCCGGCCTCATGCGATTGTCGGCTGGTATCGGCACGACCAGCGCCTATTCAAATGAGGGCATCATATACGGGCGCAGCCCCGGCAGCCTGCTCCGGCCCCTGTTCGGCTTCGTCACCGTACTGGAAATCCGCAGCGAGCAGACAGGGCCGGGCGAATATGTGACGGTACAGAAGGAGGCGATGGTCTGCATTGACATCGCCACGCGCCAGCCGCTGACCGAGTGGCATAATCCCTATATCGACAGGACCATCGTGCCGCTGGGATATGTGTCTCCCGACAATCGCTACTATTTCAGCGAGCAGGGCTCTTACATGCGCTCTGCCCTGCCCGATGATCAGGCGCAGCGCCGGCTTGCCGAATTGGGCGTGCCGCAGCAATCCTGGCATCGGTCGAGCGAAGACGTGTGGGTGACAGAGAGGCGCTACAACCGCTTTCCATCCGCAATCGGCGAAGAAGAATTCCCTGAGGCGTATGCCGGGGAAATCCGGGAAAGCGTAGACATCCTTACATACCGAGGCCGAATTGCCGATTTCGCCGACCCGGACATGGATAGCGTGCCCTCCACAATCACCATGATGGCCGATACGCCATGGCCGCTCTGGATGATGATGGGGCGCCGGGCGGGCGGCACCGTTTGGCACGGCTTCGGTGGCAAATACGGATCGCTATCGAACATGGCGACTGCGACCCGCGCGCCGATTGAGGCCGCTTACCCCGGTTTCCTGGACGATCCCTGGGGCTTCCCCGCAGAGGCATACGGCACGGCAGCGCAGATGCGCCGTCTGCGTGCGGAGGGCCGAATGTAATGATGGACGACAACGAATCCGGTATCAGTCGCAGGCAGGCGCTTGTCGGCGGTGCGGGGCTGGCAGCAGCGTCTGCTTGCCTCCCTGCCGCAGCGGCCAAAGCAAGCGAACACGCGTCGGCATCTGCCGACGCGCTCAGCGTGTCGCCGCCGGATCTCGATTTTCTGCGCACGGATGCGTTGATGGACGCAGATCGATTGCGCTTCCTGATGCGAGAAGCGGGGCTCGACGCGCTCATCGTGACGCAGCCGGCAAACGTATTCTATCTTACCAATCATTGGCCGCAGCTCGACCGAATGGGCTTCGATGGCAGTGGCATCGCCATCCTCTGCGCCGATCCGGCCCGGCCATTGACCGTGGTGATGCACGCGTTTCTATATTACTACACCCATACGCCGGAATCCGAATTTTCCGATCGCGAGATTTTTACCTATACCAATCCCATCGGCGCACCTGAAGTGGAAGGGGAAGAGCCTCCGTCCGCCGAAGCGCGCGTCATGGAAGTGGCCGATGGCGGTACGCTTACCTCCCTAGACCGCCATCGGCTGCTGATGTTCGGGCGTACCCAGCCACCGAGCGCTGACGCCACATGGGCAATGCGCAAAGCGCTCCACTCCTTGGGGGTATGGCAAGGCCGGGTCGGCATCGATCATCTCGGACTCGAAGCCGGCCTTCGCGCCCGCGGCTTCGAAGGTGACATAACGAGCCAGGGTCAGGATATCGTGCGAACGGCGCGGCTGACCAAATCGCCGACCGAGATCCGGATGATGCGACTGGCATCTGAACGCAATGTGGCAGCAGCGATAACAGCAGCACGCAGCGCTCGCGAACTTGGCAGTGCACGTGCGCTGCGATCGGCCTTCTTCGGCGAGGCAGGACGCCGTGGCAATGCCGGCGTTTTCATGGTCATCGCCGGCACATCGACGGAAGCGCTGGATCGCGAATTCACCGATGGCATGTCCGTTTCCATCGATTGCGTCAGCACCTGCCGCTTCTATCATGGCGATTTCGGACGCACCATCTTCATCGGCGAGCCGCCCCGTACCGTTCAGCGGGCAGCCAGTGCCGTATCGACGGCATGGAGCGAAATTCGCGAGCAGCTTCGTCCCGGTATGCGTTTTTCCGAAATACCTCGCATAGGGCGCGCTACCCTCGATCGTCTGGGCGTCGATCTCAATGTCAGCTTCAGGCCGCATAGCGTGGGCCTGTTCCACACCGATCAGCCGGCAACGTCTCTTTTGACCCCGGCAGCACCGCCCGATCTGGTCCTGCAGGAAAACATGACGCTGAGCGTCGACTGCCCGGTGTTTCTCGCTGGGTTGGGCGGCACCATCCACCTTGAAGATTTGATGTTGATTAGAGACGGACGCGCGGAAGCGATTCACGACGTGCCTCCGCCTGTTATTACAGTTTAGGAGAGCAGAGGATGCGTATCGTAGGTGTAATTGCCGTGGCGGCCGCGCTCGCTTCGCAACCGGCATCGGCGCAGGCCGGTGATGCGGGGCAAGAGATTTCGAACGAAGATGCGCGTGCAGACCGCGAGGCGGTGCGTGCAGTTGGAGAGACGTGGCGTCAGCTTTATCGCGATGGTCGATTCTCGGAGATTCCCGATCTTTACACGGTCGACACGCTGGTGATGCCGCGCGGTCGACCAGCGATAGTCGGGCGTGATGGGATGCGCCGCGCCATCGGCGGCCTTGCCGCAGGACGCCGCGTGGAAATCGATGTGCGCGAACGAGAACTGACCCTGCTGGGCGATTATGCCATTTTCGTAGGTGACTTCACGGTTACCTACACACCGCCCGAGGACGATCAGCGGCCCGATGTTACCGAAGAAGGCCGTTCACTGGTGGTGTTTCGCCGCGACGATGACGGTACTTGGCGCATTCATCGCGATATGGATTCGCCGGCTCCGCCACGCGATGCATCTGCGTCGGCGGGCGCGGCCATGCAGTCGCAATATGCCGGCAGCATCGCATGGGACGGGCAGGATCGAAACGACGTTACGCAGTGCGACATTCTGGCGTCCAGCCGGTATGATCGACAACGTCTGGCTGCTCCGCGCGCGCGCGCAGAGATCGATGTGCCTGCGGCCATCACACAGTGCCTGGCCGATCTGGAGCGCTATCCTGACGATCCGCGCATCCATTTTCATCTCGGCAGGCTCTACGGATATTCAGGCGATCGCGATCTGTCGTTTGCGCAGCGTCAGGCCGCCGCCCGCGCAGGGAATCACAATGCGATCTTCCTGCTCGGCTATCTCAATTGGCTCTCGGCAGACGATGATGCCGCCAAGTGCAGCGCCGCAGCCGATATGCGACTTGCCGCCGACCGCGGTAACTATTCCGCCCAGGTAACCTACAGCGCATTTCAGCTGGAAGGTGCGCTGGAGGATTGCGGAGCAACTGCACAGGCTCCGGTTGACTCCTATCTGAACGCAGCCGAGGGCTCGGCTGACGGATACTTCGAAAGACTTCTTGTCTCGCATCTGAAGGCGACGTCGGAAGGGGGGAACGAATGATGCGGATTCCGGCTATTTTCGCAGCTGCTGGTCTGGCCGCATCGACACTCACGGCCTGCACTGTTGACCAGGCCAGGTCACCAGAACCGCTTGCCCAAATCGATCCTACCGCGCTGCGCAGCACGATGGTAGAGCAGATGGAAGGTGAATGGGTCGGCACCTTCCGTCGTTTCGGCCCCGATGGGCTACTTCAGTCCGAGTTGCCGTCGCGCATAATCGTGCGCTTCCCTGCAAACGATGCGCGCGGAGAATATCACCAGACCAACATCTTGACGCTGGAAACTGGCGAGGAACAACGCGTCGACAGTTTTGGACGTTGGGATGACAATGTGTTGCGCTTCACCAATGAACGGCTCGAAGGCAGCTATTTTCTGCTGCCCGAAGATCCGACCGGGCGTACGAGCGTGCTATTGATGCGCTTCACCGACGGGTCGGGGCTGGAGATTTCCGAGATTATCACGCTGTCTGCGGATGGCCAGCAGCGACACAGGGTGGCGCAGTTCTTTCGCAACGGCGATCTGCTGCGCCGTACGCTGGTAGATGAAGCAAGGGCACGCTGAGAATTAATTACGTCAAGGTTTTCGATTACCTTGAGATGAAGACTTTTATAAAAGTCTATTAAAAATCAAGCAATCGCTTCAACAAGGAAAAGCATGTTAATGATGAATTTCATCTGAAGCTGCATCTTCTTACACGACTATGCAGCCTGATCTTCTCACCGCAGCATATCCATTTGATCAGAACAGGTTGGAAGTTTTAGATACCACCGACGCCATCCAGGTCTATGCCGACGCGATCAACATCAACGGAGCCGGGGAAGAGCGCTTCTTCCGCGGCGGCGGGCTGACCGGGCCGGTCTATAACGGCAATGAGCAGTACGGTGCGACCTACCAGCTGGGAGCGCGCATCCGCTTCTGATGACCAAGTATGATCGAATGATTGGCGGCGCTCTGTGGGTGTCGCCAATCATCGCTTTGCGCGCAGCGAGCTTTTGTTATGAGCCACTGTGCATGAGACATGTCGAGGACACGATAGAGCAGCGTGCTCGGCTAAGCGGCAGCGCCGTACTCGCGAGGGAAAAAGGCTAGGCGAATGAAACCGACGGCACGGGACACCGCGGAATGACACCTGTGACAGCGTTGCAGAAGGACAAGGGCGGGCTTTCCAAACGGCGTGTGATCGGATTGATCGCCGGGCCGGCGGCATTTCTTGCAATCCATCTCATCGGTGTGCCGGCAGGTCTCGAAGCAATGTATGCGGACCCGGCGGCGGACGATTTGCCGGGCTCGCCCCTGCAAGCATGGACTGTCTTCTCGCTGCTCGTCTTGATGGCGATCTGGTGGGTGAGCGAAGCCATCCCCATCGCTGTTACCGCGCTGCTTCCCATGGTTGTGCTGCCCGTTGGACAGGTGGCCCCGCTCGCCGATGTGGCCGGCGCTTACCTGCATCCGATCGTTGTGCTTCTGCTTGGCGGTTTCATCATCGCCAAGGCAATCGAGCGATGGGGTCTGCACGAACGGATCGCGCTTGGCACGCTGTCGCATTTCGGCGGCAGGCGGAAAGCGCTTCTGGCCGGCTTCATGGCGACCGCCGCTTTGCTGTCCATGTGGATTTCCAACACCGCCACGGCCATCATGCTTGTGCCCATCGCGCTGTCCATCGCGGTGACCCTTGCCGACGACGATGAAGAGAATGCCGGTCGCTTCACGATCCTCCTGCTGCTCGGCATTGCGTGGGCATGTTCGATAGGCGGGCTCG is from Aurantiacibacter gangjinensis and encodes:
- a CDS encoding TonB-dependent receptor, yielding MNSKIALLASVAILGLSQTAVAQDRTEGDTALPGADDERLEGDIIVTARRRPEALTEAPVALSLIGAADIERLDMRTLEDVTLRTPGVQFTEQATLIPGRVNTAIRFRGMDTNQPVPSQQVGTIFLDGVYVATGVQSLDLNALERIEVIKGPQSATFGRSTFGGAINYVMRTPSFVPQGRVSASIAEYGTYDVSLNHEGPLLGDVVAYRVGLRGFGTGGQYTSIADGGRLGQERTLSGNLTLYAEPTPDLRIRLRGFYGEDRDGQNDGIFLGSALSNFGQGPDLANCNELIPSRQGVVPDYFCGNVNDIVANAGFDWEDLVGNNTRLTPATLALFAADEANGRPKVSNVPRRTTMGLNRDQLRLAGILDWDLNGGGIFDNSTISVLTGYNRVAVDYVHDFDHAPVAAWLEQDPQFDEDYSFEARFSSDQDRRLRFSLGVSYLDILHVEGGSGGVLVYDYLEERGVPTIFGTPTLENPVVVYSADPVEETGQTLGIFGYVGFDVTDRLTLDFEGRFQRDTIGQGAEFEATFENFLPRVTLSYEAIEDGVVWATYSKGNLPGFFNASIPGLTPSELEDVEELLGEVGVFNDEEELQNYEIGWRQAIADGAINFSLVGYYMEWTNQKTRVGVPVVDDPTGRARVLTLQTNAGNSDLWGIEFEGSFRATEQLSGSVMVNWARAEYSDFTCPFSNFVVGSVSGRAECTGNTTPKFPEWSGSLALSWDDELTADWDYYVTADGNYMGRAYNEEANFSWIGDTFRANLRAGVRRDNLRLEAFATNLFDNDDLLSASRISDFTTESLFGFASNFGLIVTPPQRRTIGVRATFDF
- a CDS encoding LytTR family DNA-binding domain-containing protein; amino-acid sequence: MSDRLNQAALLNAAFLFGLPVMIGLVLGGNQLRAGALLPWGLSVVYWLALVLVTWLVLVGATRAVARLLVPWDTPPWVAWIGGAIIGSLLARPLIYLIVDAFRPFMADGELRSMRPAELSLDFLQYYLANWLAIILMWVAACALRQWLQDNLRWDRERFDKASGLAQDTTAAIVAEAEQHLSSFLHKLPNRIGRDIIAMQSEDHYVRVHTTQGNALVLMTISDAAKHLESGGIAGQRVHRSWWVAQGAVVKARQDGRRFLLQLQSGLEVPVSQTYREVVRLTGLVPDAEGSQLAAK
- a CDS encoding DUF1838 family protein, yielding MTTEHSALPFALPATPRERIAGLMRLSAGIGTTSAYSNEGIIYGRSPGSLLRPLFGFVTVLEIRSEQTGPGEYVTVQKEAMVCIDIATRQPLTEWHNPYIDRTIVPLGYVSPDNRYYFSEQGSYMRSALPDDQAQRRLAELGVPQQSWHRSSEDVWVTERRYNRFPSAIGEEEFPEAYAGEIRESVDILTYRGRIADFADPDMDSVPSTITMMADTPWPLWMMMGRRAGGTVWHGFGGKYGSLSNMATATRAPIEAAYPGFLDDPWGFPAEAYGTAAQMRRLRAEGRM
- a CDS encoding M24 family metallopeptidase gives rise to the protein MMDDNESGISRRQALVGGAGLAAASACLPAAAAKASEHASASADALSVSPPDLDFLRTDALMDADRLRFLMREAGLDALIVTQPANVFYLTNHWPQLDRMGFDGSGIAILCADPARPLTVVMHAFLYYYTHTPESEFSDREIFTYTNPIGAPEVEGEEPPSAEARVMEVADGGTLTSLDRHRLLMFGRTQPPSADATWAMRKALHSLGVWQGRVGIDHLGLEAGLRARGFEGDITSQGQDIVRTARLTKSPTEIRMMRLASERNVAAAITAARSARELGSARALRSAFFGEAGRRGNAGVFMVIAGTSTEALDREFTDGMSVSIDCVSTCRFYHGDFGRTIFIGEPPRTVQRAASAVSTAWSEIREQLRPGMRFSEIPRIGRATLDRLGVDLNVSFRPHSVGLFHTDQPATSLLTPAAPPDLVLQENMTLSVDCPVFLAGLGGTIHLEDLMLIRDGRAEAIHDVPPPVITV
- a CDS encoding YybH family protein, giving the protein MRIVGVIAVAAALASQPASAQAGDAGQEISNEDARADREAVRAVGETWRQLYRDGRFSEIPDLYTVDTLVMPRGRPAIVGRDGMRRAIGGLAAGRRVEIDVRERELTLLGDYAIFVGDFTVTYTPPEDDQRPDVTEEGRSLVVFRRDDDGTWRIHRDMDSPAPPRDASASAGAAMQSQYAGSIAWDGQDRNDVTQCDILASSRYDRQRLAAPRARAEIDVPAAITQCLADLERYPDDPRIHFHLGRLYGYSGDRDLSFAQRQAAARAGNHNAIFLLGYLNWLSADDDAAKCSAAADMRLAADRGNYSAQVTYSAFQLEGALEDCGATAQAPVDSYLNAAEGSADGYFERLLVSHLKATSEGGNE
- a CDS encoding DUF3598 family protein yields the protein MMRIPAIFAAAGLAASTLTACTVDQARSPEPLAQIDPTALRSTMVEQMEGEWVGTFRRFGPDGLLQSELPSRIIVRFPANDARGEYHQTNILTLETGEEQRVDSFGRWDDNVLRFTNERLEGSYFLLPEDPTGRTSVLLMRFTDGSGLEISEIITLSADGQQRHRVAQFFRNGDLLRRTLVDEARAR